The Nicotiana tabacum cultivar K326 chromosome 14, ASM71507v2, whole genome shotgun sequence genome contains a region encoding:
- the LOC107782898 gene encoding protein argonaute 10 isoform X1, translating into MPVRQMKEGSEQHIVIKPQLQTTINPLQKNPKTAQNGKGPPNTEPQNNKIHNTTSSPPSRNRGRRRGRGGRKSDQGEAFMRPSSRPCTAASKPVIVAAENVLNVSVSSSSCQLVAAGSGFPSSSKSLCFAPRPGYGQLGTKCIVKANHFLAELPDKDLNQYDVTVTPEVSSRSVNRAILAELVKLYKESDLGMRLPAYDGRKSLYTAGELPFKWKEFTIKLIDEDDVINGPKREKEYKVVIKFVARANLHHLSQFLAGKRADGPQEALQILDIVLRELSIKRYCPVGRSFFSPDIRKPQPLGDGLEAWCGFYQSIRPTQMGLSLNIDMASAAFIEALPVIEFVAQLLGKDVSSRPLSDSDRVKIKKALRGVKVEVTHRGNVRRKYRVSGLTSQPTRELVFPVDDNSTMKSVVEYFQEMYGFTIKYTHLPCLQVGNQKKANYLPMEACKIVEGQRYTKRLSEKQITALLKVTCQRPRDRENSILQTVQHNDYNEDPYAKEFGIKISEKQASVEARVLPAPWLKYHKTGKEKDCLPQVGQWNMMNKKMINGMTVSRWACINFSRSVQESVARGFCNELAQMCQVSGMEFNPEPVIPIYMARPDQVEKALKHVYHACVNKLKGKELELLLAILPDNNGSLYGDIKRICETDLGLISQCCLTKHVFKISKQYLANVSLKINVKMGGRNTVLLDAISCRIPLVSDIPTIIFGADVTHPENGEDSSPSIAAVVASQDWPEVTKYAGLVCAQAHRQELIQDLYKTWHDPARGTVSGGMIRDLLISFRKATGQKPQRIIFYRDGVSEGQFYQVLLFELDAIRKACASLEPNYQPPVTFIVVQKRHHTRLFANNHKDRSSTDRSGNILPGTVVDTKICHPTEFDFYLCSHAGIQGTSRPAHYHVLWDENNFTADGIQSLTNNLCYTYARCTRSVSVVPPAYYAHLAAFRARFYMEPEMAENGGSPHKGSKAIREGGESGVRPLPALKENVKRVMFYC; encoded by the exons ATGCCTGTAAGGCAGATGAAAGAAGGTTCAGAACAACACATTGTGATCAAACCCCAGTTGCAAACCACCATAAACCCACTTCAGAAAAACCCCAAGACTGCTCAAAATGGGAAAGGGCCACCAAACACAGAACCCcaaaacaacaaaatccataacacaacaTCATCACCCCCTTCAAGAAACAGAGGAAGAAGAAGGGGAAGAGGAGGGAGAAAGTCAGATCAAGGTGAAGCCTTTATGAGGCCAAGTTCAAGGCCTTGCACAGCAGCAAGCAAGCCAGTTATAGTAGCAGCAGAAAATGTGTTAAATGTGTCAGTCAGCAGCAGCTCATGTCAATTAGTGGCTGCTGGTTCAGGGTTTCCTTCTTCAAGCAAGTCTTTGTGTTTTGCCCCAAGACCAGGTTATGGCCAACTGGGGACAAAATGCATTGTGAAAGCAAACCATTTTTTGGCTGAATTACCAGACAAGGACTTAAACCAGTATGAT GTTACTGTAACCCCTGAAGTGTCATCAAGAAGTGTAAACAGAGCAATCTTAGCAGAACTGGTGAAACTGTACAAAGAATCAGATCTAGGGATGAGATTACCAGCTTATGATGGCAGGAAATCTCTCTACACTGCTGGTGAACTTCCTTTTAAGTGGAAGGAGTTCACCATTAAGCttattgatgaagatgatgtgatCAATGGTCCAAA GAGAGAAAAAGAATACAAAGTGGTGATTAAGTTTGTCGCAAGAGCGAATTTACATCATTTGAGCCAATTTCTAGCTGGTAAGCGTGCTGATGGTCCACAAGAAGCTCTTCAAATTCTGGACATTGTTTTGAGAGAGCTTTCAATCAAGAG GTATTGTCCTGTTGGAAGATCTTTCTTTTCCCCTGATATCCGGAAACCTCAGCCTCTTGGCGATGGTTTAGAAGCATGGTGTGGATTCTACCAGAGTATCAGACCTACCCAAATGGGCTTGTCCCTTAATATTG ATATGGCTTCAGCTGCATTTATTGAAGCACTACCAGTGATAGAGTTTGTAGCCCAGCTTCTTGGAAAAGATGTGTCGTCAAGACCCTTATCTGACTCTGATCGTGTAAAG ATTAAGAAGGCTCTTAGAGGAGTGAAAGTAGAAGTGACACATAGGGGCAATGTCCGGAGAAAGTATCGAGTTTCAGGACTAACATCCCAGCCCACAAGAGAACTAGT TTTTCCTGTTGATGATAATTCAACGATGAAGTCAGTAGTGGAATACTTCCAAGAAATGTATGGCTTTACTATCAAGTACACGCATCTTCCATGCCTTCAAGTAGGGAACCAAAAGAAAGCCAACTATTTACCTATGGAG GCATGTAAAATTGTTGAGGGACAACGATACACTAAAAGGTTGAGTGAAAAACAAATTACTGCTCTGTTGAAGGTCACGTGCCAAAGACCAAGAGATCGTGAAAACTCAATTTTGCAG ACTGTTCAACACAATGATTATAATGAAGACCCATATGCAAAGGAGTTTGGGATCAAAATCAGTGAAAAGCAAGCATCGGTGGAAGCTCGCGTACTGCCTGCTCCATGG CTAAAATATCACAAGACTGGGAAGGAGAAAGATTGTCTGCCTCAAGTTGGGCAGTGGAATATGATGAATAAG AAAATGATCAATGGAATGACCGTTAGCCGTTGGGCTTGCATCAATTTTTCACGAAGTGTCCAAGAGAGTGTTGCTCGTGGCTTTTGTAATGAACTGGCTCAGATGTGTCAAGTATCTGGAATG GAGTTCAATCCGGAACCAGTAATTCCAATATACATGGCCAGGCCAGATCAAGTGGAGAAAGCCTTGAAGCATGTTTATCATGCATGTGTAAACAAGCTTAAAGGCAAAGAACTTGAGCTTCTATTGGCCATTCTTCCAGATAATAACGGATCCCTGTACG GTGACATAAAGCGGATATGTGAGACCGATCTTGGTTTAATATCCCAATGCTGTCTGACAAAGCATGTGTTCAAGATCAGCAAACAATATTTGGCAAATGTCTCCTTGAAGATTAATGTCAAG ATGGGTGGTCGAAATACTGTCCTGTTGGATGCTATTAGCTGTAGAATACCATTAGTAAGTGATATTCCTACCATCATATTTGGAGCAGATGTGACTCACCCAGAAAATGGAGAAGACTCTAGCCCTTCAATTGCTGCA GTAGTAGCTTCTCAGGATTGGCCTGAGGTGACAAAATATGCTGGCCTTGTTTGCGCTCAAGCTCATAGACAGGAACTCATACAAGATTTGTACAAGACATGGCATGATCCTGCACGTGGAACAGTTAGCGGTGGCATGATAAG GGATCTCCTAATATCCTTCAGAAAGGCCACTGGCCAAAAGCCACAAAGAATAATCTTTTATCG GGATGGAGTGAGTGAAGGGCAATTTTATCAAGTACTTCTTTTTGAGTTAGATGCAATTAGGAAG GCTTGTGCATCTTTAGAGCCAAATTACCAACCACCAGTAACTTTTATCGTGGTACAGAAAAGGCATCACACCCGTCTATTTGCTAACAATCACAAGGACAGGAGTAGCACGGATAGGAGTGGAAACATATTGCCTG GTACTGTGGTTGATACAAAAATCTGTCATCCAAcagagtttgacttttatctTTGTAGCCATGCCGGCATTCAG GGTACAAGTCGACCGGCTCATTACCATGTTCTGTGGGATGAGAACAATTTCACAGCAGATGGAATCCAATCCTTGACCAACAATCTCTGCTATACATATGCAAGGTGCACGCGTTCTGTCTCTGTGG TTCCTCCAGCTTATTATGCACATTTAGCTGCATTTCGAGCTAGATTCTACATGGAACCAGAGATGGCAGAAAATGGTGGCAGTCCTCATAAAGGCAGCAAGGCTATAAGAGAAGGTGGAGAGAGTGGTGTTCGGCCATTGCCTGCGCTAAAAGAAAACGTGAAGAGAGTAATGTTTTATTGTTAG
- the LOC107782898 gene encoding protein argonaute 10 isoform X2: MPVRQMKEGSEQHIVIKPQLQTTINPLQKNPKTAQNGKGPPNTEPQNNKIHNTTSSPPSRNRGRRRGRGGRKSDQGEAFMRPSSRPCTAASKPVIVAAENVLNVSVSSSSCQLVAAGSGFPSSSKSLCFAPRPGYGQLGTKCIVKANHFLAELPDKDLNQYDVTVTPEVSSRSVNRAILAELVKLYKESDLGMRLPAYDGRKSLYTAGELPFKWKEFTIKLIDEDDVINGPKREKEYKVVIKFVARANLHHLSQFLAGKRADGPQEALQILDIVLRELSIKRYCPVGRSFFSPDIRKPQPLGDGLEAWCGFYQSIRPTQMGLSLNIDMASAAFIEALPVIEFVAQLLGKDVSSRPLSDSDRVKIKKALRGVKVEVTHRGNVRRKYRVSGLTSQPTRELVFPVDDNSTMKSVVEYFQEMYGFTIKYTHLPCLQVGNQKKANYLPMEACKIVEGQRYTKRLSEKQITALLKVTCQRPRDRENSILQTVQHNDYNEDPYAKEFGIKISEKQASVEARVLPAPWLKYHKTGKEKDCLPQVGQWNMMNKKMINGMTVSRWACINFSRSVQESVARGFCNELAQMCQVSGMEFNPEPVIPIYMARPDQVEKALKHVYHACVNKLKGKELELLLAILPDNNGSLYGDIKRICETDLGLISQCCLTKHVFKISKQYLANVSLKINVKMGGRNTVLLDAISCRIPLVSDIPTIIFGADVTHPENGEDSSPSIAAVVASQDWPEVTKYAGLVCAQAHRQELIQDLYKTWHDPARGTVSGGMIRKATGQKPQRIIFYRDGVSEGQFYQVLLFELDAIRKACASLEPNYQPPVTFIVVQKRHHTRLFANNHKDRSSTDRSGNILPGTVVDTKICHPTEFDFYLCSHAGIQGTSRPAHYHVLWDENNFTADGIQSLTNNLCYTYARCTRSVSVVPPAYYAHLAAFRARFYMEPEMAENGGSPHKGSKAIREGGESGVRPLPALKENVKRVMFYC, encoded by the exons ATGCCTGTAAGGCAGATGAAAGAAGGTTCAGAACAACACATTGTGATCAAACCCCAGTTGCAAACCACCATAAACCCACTTCAGAAAAACCCCAAGACTGCTCAAAATGGGAAAGGGCCACCAAACACAGAACCCcaaaacaacaaaatccataacacaacaTCATCACCCCCTTCAAGAAACAGAGGAAGAAGAAGGGGAAGAGGAGGGAGAAAGTCAGATCAAGGTGAAGCCTTTATGAGGCCAAGTTCAAGGCCTTGCACAGCAGCAAGCAAGCCAGTTATAGTAGCAGCAGAAAATGTGTTAAATGTGTCAGTCAGCAGCAGCTCATGTCAATTAGTGGCTGCTGGTTCAGGGTTTCCTTCTTCAAGCAAGTCTTTGTGTTTTGCCCCAAGACCAGGTTATGGCCAACTGGGGACAAAATGCATTGTGAAAGCAAACCATTTTTTGGCTGAATTACCAGACAAGGACTTAAACCAGTATGAT GTTACTGTAACCCCTGAAGTGTCATCAAGAAGTGTAAACAGAGCAATCTTAGCAGAACTGGTGAAACTGTACAAAGAATCAGATCTAGGGATGAGATTACCAGCTTATGATGGCAGGAAATCTCTCTACACTGCTGGTGAACTTCCTTTTAAGTGGAAGGAGTTCACCATTAAGCttattgatgaagatgatgtgatCAATGGTCCAAA GAGAGAAAAAGAATACAAAGTGGTGATTAAGTTTGTCGCAAGAGCGAATTTACATCATTTGAGCCAATTTCTAGCTGGTAAGCGTGCTGATGGTCCACAAGAAGCTCTTCAAATTCTGGACATTGTTTTGAGAGAGCTTTCAATCAAGAG GTATTGTCCTGTTGGAAGATCTTTCTTTTCCCCTGATATCCGGAAACCTCAGCCTCTTGGCGATGGTTTAGAAGCATGGTGTGGATTCTACCAGAGTATCAGACCTACCCAAATGGGCTTGTCCCTTAATATTG ATATGGCTTCAGCTGCATTTATTGAAGCACTACCAGTGATAGAGTTTGTAGCCCAGCTTCTTGGAAAAGATGTGTCGTCAAGACCCTTATCTGACTCTGATCGTGTAAAG ATTAAGAAGGCTCTTAGAGGAGTGAAAGTAGAAGTGACACATAGGGGCAATGTCCGGAGAAAGTATCGAGTTTCAGGACTAACATCCCAGCCCACAAGAGAACTAGT TTTTCCTGTTGATGATAATTCAACGATGAAGTCAGTAGTGGAATACTTCCAAGAAATGTATGGCTTTACTATCAAGTACACGCATCTTCCATGCCTTCAAGTAGGGAACCAAAAGAAAGCCAACTATTTACCTATGGAG GCATGTAAAATTGTTGAGGGACAACGATACACTAAAAGGTTGAGTGAAAAACAAATTACTGCTCTGTTGAAGGTCACGTGCCAAAGACCAAGAGATCGTGAAAACTCAATTTTGCAG ACTGTTCAACACAATGATTATAATGAAGACCCATATGCAAAGGAGTTTGGGATCAAAATCAGTGAAAAGCAAGCATCGGTGGAAGCTCGCGTACTGCCTGCTCCATGG CTAAAATATCACAAGACTGGGAAGGAGAAAGATTGTCTGCCTCAAGTTGGGCAGTGGAATATGATGAATAAG AAAATGATCAATGGAATGACCGTTAGCCGTTGGGCTTGCATCAATTTTTCACGAAGTGTCCAAGAGAGTGTTGCTCGTGGCTTTTGTAATGAACTGGCTCAGATGTGTCAAGTATCTGGAATG GAGTTCAATCCGGAACCAGTAATTCCAATATACATGGCCAGGCCAGATCAAGTGGAGAAAGCCTTGAAGCATGTTTATCATGCATGTGTAAACAAGCTTAAAGGCAAAGAACTTGAGCTTCTATTGGCCATTCTTCCAGATAATAACGGATCCCTGTACG GTGACATAAAGCGGATATGTGAGACCGATCTTGGTTTAATATCCCAATGCTGTCTGACAAAGCATGTGTTCAAGATCAGCAAACAATATTTGGCAAATGTCTCCTTGAAGATTAATGTCAAG ATGGGTGGTCGAAATACTGTCCTGTTGGATGCTATTAGCTGTAGAATACCATTAGTAAGTGATATTCCTACCATCATATTTGGAGCAGATGTGACTCACCCAGAAAATGGAGAAGACTCTAGCCCTTCAATTGCTGCA GTAGTAGCTTCTCAGGATTGGCCTGAGGTGACAAAATATGCTGGCCTTGTTTGCGCTCAAGCTCATAGACAGGAACTCATACAAGATTTGTACAAGACATGGCATGATCCTGCACGTGGAACAGTTAGCGGTGGCATGATAAG AAAGGCCACTGGCCAAAAGCCACAAAGAATAATCTTTTATCG GGATGGAGTGAGTGAAGGGCAATTTTATCAAGTACTTCTTTTTGAGTTAGATGCAATTAGGAAG GCTTGTGCATCTTTAGAGCCAAATTACCAACCACCAGTAACTTTTATCGTGGTACAGAAAAGGCATCACACCCGTCTATTTGCTAACAATCACAAGGACAGGAGTAGCACGGATAGGAGTGGAAACATATTGCCTG GTACTGTGGTTGATACAAAAATCTGTCATCCAAcagagtttgacttttatctTTGTAGCCATGCCGGCATTCAG GGTACAAGTCGACCGGCTCATTACCATGTTCTGTGGGATGAGAACAATTTCACAGCAGATGGAATCCAATCCTTGACCAACAATCTCTGCTATACATATGCAAGGTGCACGCGTTCTGTCTCTGTGG TTCCTCCAGCTTATTATGCACATTTAGCTGCATTTCGAGCTAGATTCTACATGGAACCAGAGATGGCAGAAAATGGTGGCAGTCCTCATAAAGGCAGCAAGGCTATAAGAGAAGGTGGAGAGAGTGGTGTTCGGCCATTGCCTGCGCTAAAAGAAAACGTGAAGAGAGTAATGTTTTATTGTTAG